GTCGGTCGGGATTCAGCTCATCGCCGATGCTGAGCGGCCGACTACTTTCCTCTGGAATGGAATGCAATGGACGCCGGGGATGGTTTTTGAGCGCTTGATCTGGGTGGCTTTCGCGGTCGGCATTGTTCTGATTGCTGTACCGATCTTTCGCCGGTTCGAGTCACTCTCGATCGCTCCGACAGTCGACAAAAAGAAACAGAACGGCGATGCGGAAGGGATTGTGGCGATACCATCATCCAGCGAGAATCGGACATTGACACCGATCAGAGAACGGCTCCATGTCGGCCTCGTGCCGATGTTGCGTGTAGAACTGTGGCTGGCATTACGCGGAGCCAATCGGTGGTGGTATCTCGGGATGGGAGTACTGGTCCTGGTATGTCTGGTGACTCCGCTGGAGGTTGCTCGCAAGTTTATTTTCCCGATTGCCTGGATCTGGCCGATGGCGATCTGGTCATCCATGGGGACGCGTGAGAAAAAGCATGCGGTTGAACAAGTGATGTTTACCAACCCGCATTTCCTGAAGTGTCAATTTCCCGCAATGTGGCTCAGTGGGCTTTTGGTAACGGCAGTCGCAGGGAGCGGGATGGCGATCCGATTTTTGATCGCCGGAGAAATGAATAGTCTATTTGCATGGGGTGTCGGGCTGTTTTTTATCCCGACGTTTGCCCTGGCGGCGGGAGTCTGGACCGGGAGAGCGTTGCTCTTTGAAGCGATCTACGTGGCACTCTGGTATATCGGGCCAATGAACCAAGTGCCGTTTCTGGACTTCATGGGAGCGACTTCCTCAGTCACTCCGGCGATAAGTATTGCCTTTGCGATAGTGACCGGGATCATGCTGTCGGCAGCCTGGATAGGCCGCCGACAACAGATGAGTTTGTAAGCTTAGCGAGTTTTGAGGGCCTGGACAATGCGCAGGCGTGATGCGCGTACTGCCGGGAGGAAGCCGCCTATAATGCCCATGATGATCGAGAAGATCAGCGAATTGATCGCTATTTCCGGGGACATGCGGAAGGAAAAGGCCAGTTCCGCAAAGGTATCAAAGTTGGTGGTCGAGATCTCGACGAATTGAAGAGAGGTCGCCAGGAGAATTCCAATAACTCCTCCCACGATCGCGATAAAAAGCGACTCAAAGAGAAATGCGCCGAGGACCGAGGCACGTGAGAATCCGAGGGCGCGCAGTGTACCGATCTCGACCGTACGGTTGGCGACCGAAGCGTACATTGTGATCATCGCTCCCACAATGGCGCCGAATGAGAAAATGACAGAAATCGCCACCCCCAACATATTGATGAATCCGCTGAAGGCCGCCGACTGCTTGTGGTAGTACTCTCTTTCCGGCAGAACATCAACCTGAAGGCGTGGATCCGCTTCCAGTCGCTTCTTGATATCCGCAAACGAATGTGCGGGGTCGACTGCAAAGGTGAGCGAAGAGTAGATAGGTCGTTCGAAAGCGGCCATAAACTGGTCAACGTCACCACAAATCTCTGATTCAAAGC
This genomic interval from bacterium contains the following:
- a CDS encoding ABC transporter permease, with translation MPKLLNYSYKNSFARKLTSILTLSGIALVVFVFCAVLMLTNGLEQTLVATGSSQNAIVVRKAANTELVSLVGREAADIIKTDQGIMRDAGGQPMFANEVLLLISLPKRTNGEESNVPVRGISDGSFKVRPHVKITQGRMFQPGTSEIIAGVKVAGNFVGCGLGETVRFGQRDWTVVGLFEAGGSGFESEICGDVDQFMAAFERPIYSSLTFAVDPAHSFADIKKRLEADPRLQVDVLPEREYYHKQSAAFSGFINMLGVAISVIFSFGAIVGAMITMYASVANRTVEIGTLRALGFSRASVLGAFLFESLFIAIVGGVIGILLATSLQFVEISTTNFDTFAELAFSFRMSPEIAINSLIFSIIMGIIGGFLPAVRASRLRIVQALKTR